Proteins from a genomic interval of Desulfovibrio litoralis DSM 11393:
- the pal gene encoding peptidoglycan-associated lipoprotein Pal, translating into MNKALRYAFMAVMLLAMAVATGCAKKVGTDTPTGEGGGYTQADVENARKVQAVLSNKTIYFAFDRYEIKPEGKEALNQSAALIKQFPIVRVLIEGHTDNRGTAEYNLALGERRARAAYEYLVNLGVRPEQLEMVSYGKERPAVEGNNESAWAKNRRCEFRVVFPPIN; encoded by the coding sequence ATGAATAAAGCATTACGTTATGCTTTTATGGCTGTTATGTTGTTGGCGATGGCTGTTGCTACTGGTTGTGCCAAAAAAGTTGGTACTGATACCCCTACTGGTGAAGGTGGCGGATATACCCAAGCTGATGTTGAAAATGCAAGAAAAGTTCAAGCTGTTCTTTCTAATAAAACTATTTACTTTGCATTTGATCGCTATGAAATCAAACCTGAAGGAAAAGAAGCCCTTAACCAAAGTGCTGCTTTAATTAAACAATTCCCAATCGTGCGTGTACTTATCGAAGGCCACACAGATAACCGCGGAACTGCTGAATACAACTTAGCGTTGGGTGAGCGTCGTGCCCGTGCTGCTTACGAATATTTAGTTAACTTAGGTGTTAGACCTGAGCAACTAGAAATGGTTAGCTACGGTAAAGAACGTCCAGCCGTTGAAGGTAACAACGAATCCGCTTGGGCTAAGAACCGTCGTTGCGAATTCCGCGTTGTGTTCCCACCTATCAACTAA
- a CDS encoding flagellar basal body rod C-terminal domain-containing protein, producing the protein MKKYTQTENYGALTGYSLETSKVDMTTEFVQMIVTQRGFQMNSKVVTTSDQMIQKALELKR; encoded by the coding sequence ATCAAAAAATATACCCAAACAGAAAATTATGGGGCATTAACGGGTTATTCTTTAGAAACTTCAAAAGTTGATATGACCACCGAGTTTGTTCAAATGATCGTAACTCAACGGGGTTTTCAAATGAACAGCAAGGTTGTTACAACCTCGGATCAAATGATTCAAAAGGCACTAGAACTAAAACGCTAA
- a CDS encoding CHASE2 domain-containing protein: MYFFRSLMRLLRLRWVSIIFSGLAIIFILISLYISQVSLIRQFDFKVYDTLLPLAKREALTAVPVVIDIDEASLDAYGQWPWPRYLVSNLLIKLKEQGVSAIALDILFSEPDRSSPTSIKKYLKEHENLNLNLQGFPQAMLDYDQMLAKTLKDTPSVLGAYAHFEKTKPSEALDMPGSVNLIIKGSQGAKEFESSVLNISSATLPLESFWNNAPIGFINVSPDSDGIVRRVPLLFKWNDEVYSSLSLRVLMLALGAKKLTVNMNPEGIESVRVGAYTIPLSPEGEFLLPFQGPHKTYTYISAKDVLQDKVDPTILKGAVAFVGTSAPGLLDIRATPFDTFYPGIEIHATLLDAVLAQKFIQDIPWVHVVQVLIIFISGIISIFIFGFARPYVYMLVGLFMAGSIVFISRYYFIQGYYLSPLYGLITIGSQGVFILFLRFWQAERQKAFLYNTFSRYVSPEIVKRITKLQGNIFAGEERNVTIMFTDIRRFTAMSESLKPEQVVNLLNRYFTPMTALVRENSGTLDKFIGDSLMCFWNAPVPVPYHAVKAVETAIKLHENLEKLNVELATDFGLTMSMGVGVHTGKVYVGNMGSADLLNYTIIGDNVNLASRIEGLCAIYQAGIVISSITKEECESHFGFQFLDVLRVKGKQQPIAVYIPMTLEEAKKREEELKTWDTAIDSYQKGNFEDALIDFEALREKFPTTYIYELYVERTKKLLANPPENWDGVWVLSIK, from the coding sequence ATGTATTTTTTTAGAAGTTTAATGAGATTGTTGAGACTTAGATGGGTTTCAATTATTTTTAGTGGCTTAGCGATTATTTTTATACTTATATCTTTATATATTTCTCAAGTTTCTCTTATCCGTCAATTTGATTTTAAGGTTTATGATACCTTGTTGCCACTGGCAAAGCGTGAGGCACTAACGGCGGTTCCGGTTGTTATTGATATTGATGAAGCCTCTCTTGACGCATATGGTCAATGGCCTTGGCCACGTTATTTGGTTTCTAATCTTTTGATTAAGCTTAAAGAACAAGGTGTTTCGGCGATAGCCTTAGATATTTTATTTTCTGAACCCGACCGTTCTTCTCCGACCAGTATAAAAAAATATCTGAAAGAACATGAAAATCTTAATCTAAACCTTCAGGGTTTTCCCCAAGCTATGCTTGATTACGATCAAATGTTAGCAAAAACGCTAAAAGATACTCCAAGCGTTTTAGGGGCTTATGCACACTTTGAAAAAACAAAACCGTCTGAGGCGTTAGATATGCCCGGCTCAGTTAATTTGATTATAAAGGGAAGTCAAGGTGCAAAAGAGTTTGAGTCCAGTGTTTTAAATATCAGTTCGGCGACCCTGCCTTTAGAAAGCTTTTGGAACAATGCTCCTATTGGTTTTATTAATGTTTCGCCTGATAGCGATGGAATAGTTCGGCGTGTTCCTCTGTTGTTTAAATGGAATGATGAAGTTTATTCTTCTTTGTCTTTACGGGTTTTGATGTTGGCTTTGGGAGCAAAAAAACTCACTGTGAATATGAATCCTGAGGGCATTGAATCTGTGCGTGTCGGAGCTTATACTATTCCGCTTAGTCCTGAGGGTGAGTTTCTTTTACCCTTCCAAGGACCTCACAAAACCTATACTTATATTAGTGCAAAAGATGTTTTGCAAGATAAGGTTGACCCTACTATATTAAAGGGGGCTGTTGCTTTTGTGGGAACGTCTGCCCCGGGGTTGTTGGATATTAGGGCGACTCCGTTTGATACTTTTTATCCCGGAATTGAGATTCACGCAACTTTGTTGGACGCAGTTCTTGCTCAAAAATTTATTCAAGATATTCCTTGGGTGCATGTTGTTCAAGTTTTAATCATATTTATTTCCGGTATAATTTCGATATTTATTTTTGGTTTTGCACGTCCTTATGTATATATGCTCGTTGGTTTGTTTATGGCGGGCAGTATTGTTTTTATCAGCCGCTATTACTTTATACAAGGTTATTACCTTTCGCCTTTATACGGGCTTATTACAATAGGTTCGCAAGGTGTTTTTATTTTGTTTTTACGTTTTTGGCAGGCAGAAAGACAAAAAGCCTTTTTATACAATACGTTTTCTCGTTATGTTTCTCCGGAAATCGTTAAACGTATTACAAAGTTACAAGGTAATATTTTTGCCGGTGAGGAACGCAACGTAACGATCATGTTTACTGATATCCGCCGTTTTACCGCAATGTCTGAGAGTTTAAAACCAGAACAGGTGGTTAATCTGCTTAATCGATATTTTACTCCTATGACGGCTTTGGTGCGTGAGAACAGCGGTACTTTAGATAAATTTATCGGTGATTCTCTGATGTGTTTTTGGAACGCTCCCGTGCCTGTTCCTTATCATGCGGTTAAGGCTGTGGAAACTGCCATTAAACTGCATGAAAACTTGGAAAAGTTGAATGTTGAACTTGCAACAGACTTTGGTTTAACTATGTCTATGGGCGTAGGGGTTCATACAGGTAAAGTTTATGTTGGAAATATGGGGTCTGCTGACCTTTTAAACTATACGATTATTGGCGATAACGTAAACTTGGCTTCACGTATAGAAGGGCTTTGTGCTATTTATCAAGCAGGAATAGTTATTAGCAGTATAACAAAAGAAGAGTGTGAATCTCACTTTGGGTTTCAGTTTTTAGATGTTTTAAGGGTAAAGGGGAAACAACAGCCTATAGCCGTTTATATTCCCATGACACTCGAAGAAGCAAAAAAGCGGGAAGAAGAGTTGAAAACTTGGGATACTGCTATTGATAGTTATCAAAAGGGTAACTTTGAAGATGCCTTAATTGATTTTGAAGCCTTAAGAGAAAAATTCCCCACAACCTATATTTATGAATTGTATGTTGAACGCACTAAAAAACTACTCGCCAATCCACCTGAAAATTGGGACGGAGTTTGGGTTTTAAGTATTAAATAG
- the selB gene encoding selenocysteine-specific translation elongation factor, whose translation MPVILGTAGHIDHGKTSLINALTDINCDRLIEEKKRGITIELGFAFLNNDDGERLSIIDVPGHERFVKNMVAGASGIDLVLLVIAADEGIMPQTKEHLEICSLLGIKQGLIALTKTDLVEQEWLDLVQEEIKDFLKGSFLENADIFPVSVQTGSGLESLKKELLTREKNLRNKKRSDLFRLPIDRIFSLKGHGTVVTGTMIAGQVKNGEELTVYPKEKNTKVRSLHSHDKNVEIAEAGGRTAINLSNLEVSDIQKGEVLARPDSLFPSLHWDIKLTCLSSTPTAIKHRTEIHFHHGTKETLARLYFFDRDKLNPGETALCQVRFTEPMVGVFGDRCVIRAYSPLRTIAGAELLNPLSLELKKKDPLFQEKTEKLLQLGNAEAKDLILMRLELAEKQGLNYNELLAFTNLNSKTLEKELALLNGKQELSCFDKEEKRYIAQSIVQALENSALSFINEFHKQNPAKNGLGKNEFYSGWGASLYPKLLHFLLERLSKKKLLHVEGDLVRIPSHQAKLETNQQDIKTALLNIYKESDKTPLNIKEILESLALNQKEALPLLKNLQDSGELVKISDEIYYYRPVLDKIWEAVTAWFESNDDLNLAVLKDLTSLSRKYLIALLEYFDREKLTVRVGDKRLLRGSKK comes from the coding sequence ATGCCCGTAATTTTAGGTACTGCCGGTCATATCGACCATGGTAAAACCTCGCTGATCAATGCACTCACCGACATTAACTGCGATCGTTTAATCGAAGAAAAAAAACGTGGCATAACAATAGAGCTTGGCTTTGCCTTTTTAAACAACGACGACGGAGAACGCCTTAGTATCATAGATGTTCCCGGACATGAACGCTTTGTAAAAAACATGGTAGCGGGTGCAAGCGGCATTGACTTGGTGCTTTTAGTCATAGCGGCTGACGAAGGTATTATGCCCCAAACCAAGGAACACCTTGAAATTTGTTCTTTATTGGGAATAAAACAAGGGCTTATCGCTTTAACCAAAACAGATTTAGTTGAACAAGAATGGCTTGATTTGGTTCAAGAAGAAATAAAAGACTTTCTTAAAGGAAGCTTTCTGGAAAACGCCGATATTTTCCCCGTTTCCGTACAAACAGGTTCAGGTTTAGAGTCATTAAAAAAAGAACTGCTGACCAGAGAAAAAAACTTACGCAATAAAAAACGTAGCGACCTTTTTCGCCTGCCTATCGATAGAATCTTTTCATTAAAAGGACACGGAACCGTCGTAACCGGAACAATGATCGCAGGACAAGTTAAAAACGGTGAAGAATTAACTGTTTATCCAAAAGAAAAAAACACCAAAGTCCGTAGCCTGCACAGTCATGACAAAAACGTTGAAATAGCCGAAGCTGGGGGAAGAACAGCCATAAATTTAAGTAATTTGGAAGTAAGCGATATTCAAAAAGGCGAAGTTTTGGCTCGCCCTGATTCATTATTTCCCTCTTTACATTGGGATATTAAACTAACTTGTCTAAGCTCAACGCCCACTGCCATAAAACACAGAACCGAAATCCACTTTCACCACGGCACAAAAGAAACTCTTGCCCGTCTGTATTTTTTTGACCGAGATAAACTTAACCCCGGCGAAACGGCTTTATGTCAAGTTCGCTTTACTGAACCCATGGTCGGAGTTTTTGGAGATCGCTGTGTTATAAGGGCATATTCACCGCTTCGAACCATTGCCGGAGCCGAATTGTTAAATCCCCTATCTCTCGAGTTAAAGAAAAAAGACCCTCTCTTTCAAGAAAAAACCGAAAAATTATTACAACTTGGAAACGCAGAAGCAAAAGATTTAATTTTGATGCGTCTTGAGTTAGCAGAAAAACAAGGGCTTAATTATAATGAACTTTTAGCATTTACCAACCTTAACTCAAAAACGCTCGAAAAAGAACTCGCTTTATTAAACGGAAAACAAGAACTTTCCTGTTTTGACAAAGAGGAAAAACGCTATATTGCTCAAAGTATAGTGCAAGCTTTGGAAAATTCCGCCCTGAGTTTTATTAATGAATTTCATAAACAAAACCCTGCGAAAAACGGCTTGGGCAAAAATGAATTTTATTCCGGCTGGGGGGCTTCTTTATACCCTAAACTCTTACATTTTCTACTTGAGCGTTTATCAAAAAAGAAATTGCTTCATGTGGAAGGAGACTTGGTGCGGATTCCGTCTCACCAAGCAAAACTTGAAACAAATCAACAAGATATAAAAACAGCCCTCTTAAACATATATAAAGAGTCTGACAAAACACCATTAAACATAAAAGAAATTTTAGAAAGTCTTGCCTTAAATCAAAAAGAAGCTTTGCCCCTATTAAAAAATCTGCAAGATAGTGGCGAACTAGTTAAAATAAGCGACGAAATTTATTATTATCGTCCTGTTTTAGACAAAATTTGGGAAGCGGTAACAGCTTGGTTTGAAAGCAATGACGATTTGAATTTAGCTGTTTTAAAAGATTTAACAAGTCTTTCACGAAAATATTTGATTGCCCTGTTAGAATATTTTGACAGGGAAAAACTGACCGTGCGAGTGGGTGATAAACGCCTTCTCAGAGGCTCAAAAAAATAA
- a CDS encoding flagellar hook protein FlgE has product MMSSLYVGATGMKSLGEGLAVVSNNLANQNTVGFRRAMMLYQDLGSTNVPTSSNGMTNFSQAGKGVTPGIVRTMFENGGYESSTTATDLSITGIGFFAVQKPESSEVYYTRAGNFRFTKDGDLITPNGFNLMGNKVVDGVTSGTAEPIKIDFSNTNGSQNVIPPKATTNAGFILNLGFAESKQITNASSFTGLLSSWNGQTDTKNFAQISDYSTGVKIYDSEGNPQIVNGFFKYVGDVAGGNKAYEFIMTVDPKSDTRSGIQGTKSAGILMSGTIVFDSAGNMKDMAAFVPDGSQNPEDFTTWKKAGMNAQGVPVANISFKGKNAASTASQNVGIDFGMSFPSGWDNAIDNPTQMNTLGQNWVSNPTPGKLATHSSTAYKGTSSSKVSQDGYTTGYLSRVRIDPDGYLVGQYTNGESQNLYRIPLTRFTSQDNLTHSGNNLFSASDRVGSIEEGFPGTENYGALTGYSLETSNVDMTTEFVQMIVTQRGFQMNSKVVTTSDQMIQKALELKR; this is encoded by the coding sequence ATGATGAGTTCACTCTATGTAGGCGCCACCGGAATGAAAAGCCTTGGTGAAGGTTTGGCGGTAGTCTCAAATAACTTGGCAAACCAAAATACTGTTGGCTTTAGACGGGCCATGATGTTATATCAAGACCTTGGCAGTACCAATGTCCCAACCTCTTCAAACGGTATGACTAACTTTAGCCAAGCCGGTAAAGGGGTTACCCCCGGAATTGTAAGAACCATGTTTGAAAACGGTGGTTATGAATCAAGCACAACCGCAACCGATCTATCTATTACGGGAATAGGCTTTTTTGCGGTACAAAAGCCAGAATCCTCAGAAGTATATTATACCAGAGCCGGAAACTTTCGCTTTACCAAAGACGGCGACCTAATTACACCAAACGGCTTTAACCTAATGGGAAATAAAGTTGTCGATGGCGTTACTTCCGGAACTGCCGAACCAATAAAAATAGACTTTAGCAACACAAACGGCAGTCAAAACGTTATTCCACCAAAAGCAACAACAAATGCTGGTTTTATCTTAAATTTAGGCTTTGCCGAGAGTAAACAGATCACCAATGCAAGTAGCTTTACAGGGCTCTTATCTTCTTGGAATGGACAGACTGATACTAAAAATTTTGCCCAAATTTCCGACTATTCCACAGGGGTAAAAATTTATGACAGTGAAGGGAACCCCCAAATTGTCAATGGCTTCTTTAAATATGTTGGAGACGTGGCTGGCGGAAACAAAGCCTATGAATTTATCATGACCGTTGACCCTAAATCTGATACCAGAAGCGGAATACAAGGCACGAAAAGTGCGGGTATTTTGATGAGTGGAACAATCGTCTTTGATTCAGCCGGAAATATGAAAGATATGGCTGCGTTCGTGCCTGATGGTTCTCAAAACCCCGAAGATTTTACTACTTGGAAAAAGGCGGGAATGAATGCCCAAGGAGTGCCCGTTGCCAATATCAGCTTTAAGGGCAAAAATGCGGCTTCTACCGCAAGTCAAAACGTCGGAATAGATTTTGGAATGTCTTTTCCAAGCGGTTGGGATAACGCTATTGATAACCCCACCCAAATGAATACACTCGGACAAAATTGGGTATCAAACCCGACTCCGGGCAAGCTTGCAACACACAGCTCTACCGCATATAAAGGCACTTCAAGTTCAAAAGTTTCTCAAGACGGTTATACTACCGGCTATCTTTCAAGAGTAAGAATAGACCCCGACGGCTATCTTGTCGGACAATATACCAACGGAGAAAGCCAAAATCTTTACAGGATTCCACTAACCCGTTTTACCAGTCAAGATAACTTAACCCACAGCGGAAACAACCTTTTTTCAGCCTCTGACAGAGTTGGTAGCATTGAAGAAGGTTTTCCCGGAACAGAAAATTATGGGGCATTAACGGGTTATTCTTTAGAAACTTCAAACGTTGATATGACCACAGAGTTTGTTCAAATGATCGTAACTCAACGTGGCTTTCAAATGAACAGCAAGGTTGTTACAACCTCGGATCAAATGATTCAAAAGGCTTTAGAACTAAAACGCTAA
- a CDS encoding M48 family metallopeptidase has protein sequence MKNQTYTILTQKILVFLMLNIFIITSIFPLSAKADLFSFGIKDEIELGRQFDVMVRSRLPLIEDPEIKNYVEEMFQKLLKQAPPQPFDFKVAVLRDSAMNAFAAPGGYLFLHTGLIMNMDSESEVAAVLAHELAHATQRHIAGRIEHGKKMTALTLVGALAAAIFGQGEAKGAGVAGSMALGQSSMLSYSRADEDEADQIGFKYYVDAGYKPEGMVDAFKKMQRRQWATGRSIPAYLSTHPSISERIKDIEARVRQLPKAIQNRKEDNAQFWRIQTLITAKYADKELALARFNEILQSGTEQQKCLAKLGMAIVLSRQNKVKEANEFFNKALQCSPNDNMAIREFGIFNYYKGNIKEAEKYLNLALAKNPRDILTNFYYGRLQADNGNLKEAEQLFKEVLRYLPNDPDVHEAIAKVFGSKGEMFKANLHLAYSYVYQNNRKKYEAQLVKLKELAKTQNEKDETDKIENIMTERKKYIR, from the coding sequence ATGAAAAATCAAACTTATACAATACTTACACAAAAAATACTTGTTTTTTTAATGCTGAACATTTTTATCATTACATCTATTTTCCCTTTGTCTGCAAAAGCCGATTTGTTTAGTTTCGGAATTAAAGACGAAATAGAACTGGGGCGACAATTTGATGTTATGGTAAGATCTCGCTTGCCTTTAATAGAAGACCCGGAAATAAAAAACTATGTGGAAGAGATGTTCCAAAAACTCTTAAAACAAGCTCCACCCCAACCCTTTGATTTTAAAGTTGCCGTTTTAAGAGATAGTGCAATGAACGCTTTTGCGGCTCCGGGCGGTTATCTTTTTTTACATACGGGTCTTATTATGAATATGGACTCAGAAAGCGAAGTTGCCGCCGTGCTTGCCCATGAATTAGCCCACGCAACCCAACGACATATCGCAGGACGCATAGAACACGGAAAAAAAATGACTGCCTTAACCTTGGTCGGAGCTTTAGCCGCCGCCATATTTGGACAAGGCGAGGCTAAAGGGGCGGGCGTCGCCGGTTCTATGGCCCTCGGACAATCGTCCATGCTCAGTTACTCCAGAGCCGATGAAGACGAAGCAGACCAAATTGGCTTTAAATATTACGTTGACGCAGGCTATAAACCAGAGGGAATGGTAGATGCCTTTAAAAAAATGCAACGCAGGCAATGGGCAACGGGAAGAAGCATTCCCGCCTATCTCTCTACTCACCCTTCAATTAGCGAGCGTATCAAAGACATAGAAGCAAGGGTAAGACAGCTTCCCAAAGCGATCCAAAACAGAAAAGAAGATAACGCTCAATTTTGGCGTATCCAAACGTTAATAACCGCAAAATATGCCGACAAAGAATTAGCCTTGGCTCGTTTTAATGAAATTTTACAAAGTGGAACAGAACAACAAAAATGCCTCGCCAAGTTAGGAATGGCAATAGTTTTATCACGCCAAAACAAGGTTAAAGAGGCTAATGAGTTTTTCAACAAGGCTCTACAATGTAGCCCGAATGACAATATGGCAATTAGAGAATTTGGTATTTTTAACTATTATAAAGGAAATATAAAAGAGGCGGAAAAATATCTTAACTTAGCACTCGCCAAAAACCCAAGAGATATTTTAACAAACTTTTATTACGGAAGACTTCAGGCCGATAATGGAAACTTAAAAGAAGCGGAACAACTTTTTAAAGAAGTTTTGCGTTATTTGCCCAATGACCCTGATGTACATGAAGCAATCGCCAAAGTATTCGGCAGTAAAGGCGAAATGTTTAAAGCCAATCTACATTTAGCTTACAGCTATGTTTATCAAAACAATCGAAAAAAATATGAGGCTCAACTTGTTAAATTAAAAGAGCTGGCAAAGACCCAAAATGAAAAAGATGAAACCGATAAAATAGAAAATATTATGACAGAAAGAAAAAAATACATAAGATAA
- a CDS encoding glycosyltransferase family protein gives MKKMKIAWIGHLYFPLDYFPPYFDFFHIPYSDPGVYNWNELVERVGFTPDIVVLADYSTPPPLVNLEEFPCLTVFYAIDTHIHSWYPFYAQGFDLCFISLKDQFAEFLNKRLSNEQVFWFPPCASLRSIPLDPDPLLPKYRAIFVGNLNPELKPRRVDFFNALKEQCPELHLQEQGSFPDLYANSDLVLNFCDHDELNFRVFEVLGCKKPLLTPLIKHGLTELFEPEKDFFGYDPGNIEETAQKIKFLLENPELCKLVAESGYNKVNESHRPQHRVKFLSEQIEKIVFNGVADSLIQKRLSSKEFIHNAYLKMLYLLLAEKSSDFIRQKAYLKAGKKY, from the coding sequence ATGAAAAAAATGAAAATCGCTTGGATTGGTCATCTTTATTTTCCTTTAGACTATTTTCCCCCATACTTTGATTTTTTTCATATCCCTTATTCAGATCCGGGCGTTTATAATTGGAATGAGCTGGTTGAAAGGGTCGGTTTTACGCCTGATATTGTAGTTTTAGCCGATTATAGTACGCCTCCGCCTTTGGTCAACCTTGAAGAATTTCCTTGTTTAACGGTTTTTTATGCGATTGATACCCATATTCATTCTTGGTATCCTTTTTATGCCCAAGGTTTTGATTTGTGTTTTATCAGTTTAAAAGATCAGTTTGCGGAATTTTTAAATAAACGTCTGAGTAATGAACAAGTCTTTTGGTTCCCGCCTTGTGCCTCTTTACGGTCTATTCCTCTAGATCCTGATCCGCTTTTACCAAAATACCGAGCAATTTTTGTGGGTAATTTGAATCCCGAGCTTAAACCGAGGCGTGTAGATTTTTTTAACGCCTTAAAAGAACAGTGTCCTGAGTTACACCTGCAAGAGCAAGGCTCTTTTCCCGATTTATATGCCAACTCTGATTTGGTTTTAAACTTTTGTGATCATGATGAACTTAATTTTAGAGTATTTGAGGTTTTGGGTTGTAAAAAACCTTTGTTAACACCCTTGATAAAACATGGTTTAACCGAACTTTTTGAACCTGAAAAAGATTTTTTTGGATATGACCCGGGTAATATAGAAGAGACCGCACAAAAAATAAAATTTTTATTGGAAAATCCAGAGTTGTGTAAGCTTGTCGCTGAAAGTGGGTATAACAAAGTTAATGAAAGTCATAGACCACAACACAGAGTAAAGTTTCTTTCGGAGCAAATAGAAAAAATAGTTTTTAACGGGGTTGCCGATTCTCTTATCCAAAAACGTTTATCGTCAAAAGAGTTTATTCATAACGCTTATTTAAAAATGTTATATTTGCTTCTTGCGGAAAAATCTTCTGATTTTATTCGTCAAAAAGCTTATTTAAAAGCTGGCAAAAAGTATTAA
- a CDS encoding HD domain-containing phosphohydrolase — protein sequence MEIVLWGVRGSISSPSPTTQFYGANTTCIEVRTDNNDLLIFDAGSGLHHLGTTLPDSGVCHLFLSHGHADHIQGLGFFKPIHNPNWTIHVYVPASLKRVVKNFFDGKTFPVMFKQLRSKIVQHIVTPGKVINVSKRKNNPIKVKPFLGNHPGGSVAYKVYADESVFLYSGDHEITSDPVVRSNTFELLSRIDVAVVDAAYGKDDYHEGWGHSKWEDWVELAARAKVPCLVLSHHMQDRSDKELDDLQDTVMPKTSGSSDLYNRVYVAKEGLRFIPKKDTSFIPQRSDWMFEFVENLGIHKDESIILDRILATSREITQADAGTVFLVENNQLVFAYTHNDTLFPADSSYKHAYVNVRLPISLDSIAGYVASTGKTLNIPDVETLPKDLPYHFNDSFDKATGYQSKSMLVMPFFDRNKNLLGVLQLINSINPRSKKIQAFDINMENNVRLLAREAANVLEISGILRKNIYRMLKVIAIHDPTETGPHAERVGAISAELYQRWAEKHQKTPDEIRFFKGQIRLASMLHDVGKVGISDLILKKKARLTEEEYITMRNHTRLGASLLSSETKDITELAHDVALHHHQKWNGQGYVGSDDSDRLEGTSIPLVARIAAIADVFDALVSSRCYKNAWSFEEARLFLNREAGQHFDPLLVECFNDIFDLIHKIYERFPDVATA from the coding sequence ATGGAAATAGTCCTTTGGGGCGTACGCGGAAGTATATCAAGCCCATCTCCGACAACACAGTTTTATGGTGCGAATACTACTTGTATTGAAGTTCGCACAGACAATAATGACTTGTTAATTTTTGATGCGGGTTCCGGCTTGCATCATTTAGGAACAACCTTGCCTGATAGCGGGGTTTGTCATCTTTTTTTAAGTCATGGACACGCAGACCATATTCAGGGTTTGGGTTTTTTTAAACCTATTCATAACCCAAATTGGACAATTCATGTGTATGTACCTGCTTCTTTAAAAAGAGTGGTAAAAAACTTTTTTGATGGAAAAACTTTTCCCGTAATGTTTAAACAACTTCGCAGTAAGATTGTTCAACATATTGTTACGCCCGGAAAAGTAATTAATGTTTCTAAAAGAAAAAATAATCCGATTAAGGTTAAACCCTTTTTAGGTAACCACCCCGGTGGTAGTGTTGCTTATAAAGTTTATGCCGATGAATCTGTTTTTTTATATAGTGGTGATCATGAGATTACAAGTGATCCTGTTGTGCGTTCAAATACTTTCGAACTGCTTTCTCGCATAGATGTTGCCGTTGTTGATGCCGCTTATGGAAAAGATGATTACCACGAAGGTTGGGGGCATTCCAAGTGGGAAGATTGGGTTGAACTTGCAGCCAGAGCAAAGGTTCCTTGTTTGGTTTTATCTCATCATATGCAAGATAGAAGCGATAAAGAACTTGATGATTTGCAAGATACCGTTATGCCAAAGACAAGCGGAAGCAGTGATTTATATAACCGAGTTTATGTTGCTAAAGAAGGTTTAAGATTTATTCCCAAAAAAGATACCTCTTTTATTCCTCAACGTAGCGATTGGATGTTTGAGTTCGTAGAAAATCTTGGAATTCATAAAGATGAAAGTATTATCTTAGATCGTATTTTAGCAACAAGCAGGGAAATTACACAGGCTGATGCGGGAACTGTTTTTCTGGTTGAAAATAATCAACTGGTTTTTGCCTATACACATAATGATACGCTTTTCCCTGCTGATAGTTCATATAAACATGCTTATGTAAACGTGCGTCTTCCTATCTCTCTTGATTCAATCGCCGGTTATGTTGCCAGTACGGGAAAAACTCTTAATATTCCCGATGTTGAAACTTTGCCTAAAGATTTGCCTTATCATTTTAATGATAGTTTTGATAAAGCAACCGGCTATCAGTCAAAATCAATGTTGGTCATGCCATTTTTTGACAGGAATAAAAACTTGTTGGGTGTTTTACAACTTATTAACAGTATAAACCCTCGTTCTAAAAAAATACAGGCTTTTGACATTAATATGGAAAATAACGTGCGTCTACTTGCTAGAGAAGCCGCGAATGTTCTGGAAATAAGTGGAATTTTGCGTAAAAACATTTATCGTATGTTAAAAGTAATTGCCATTCATGATCCAACTGAAACCGGTCCTCATGCGGAACGTGTTGGTGCTATTTCCGCAGAACTCTATCAACGTTGGGCAGAAAAACACCAAAAAACACCTGATGAAATTCGCTTTTTTAAAGGGCAAATTCGTCTGGCAAGTATGTTACACGATGTTGGAAAGGTGGGAATAAGCGACCTTATTCTTAAAAAGAAAGCCCGCTTGACCGAGGAAGAATATATAACAATGCGTAATCATACCAGACTCGGTGCTTCTTTATTAAGTAGCGAAACAAAAGATATTACCGAACTGGCACACGACGTTGCCCTACACCATCACCAGAAATGGAATGGACAAGGTTACGTTGGCTCAGACGACTCTGATAGACTTGAAGGAACATCTATTCCGCTAGTTGCCAGAATTGCCGCTATTGCCGATGTTTTTGATGCACTCGTTTCGTCTCGTTGTTATAAAAACGCTTGGAGTTTTGAAGAAGCAAGACTTTTTTTAAACAGAGAAGCGGGGCAACACTTTGACCCTTTATTAGTAGAATGTTTTAACGATATTTTTGATTTGATTCATAAGATTTATGAACGCTTTCCTGATGTTGCAACTGCTTAG